The following nucleotide sequence is from Nitrosopumilus adriaticus.
CAATTGCCTGTTTTCTGCCTTTTTCGTTAACTATGAGAAGCTTCTTTTTTCTGTCTGCTTGAATAATTTTTGCATCAACTCCTGATAGGCCTATTGCATTGATTCCATTTTTTTGAAGCATCTGGACAATGGTTTTGTTTATTCTACCTGACATTACCATTGTAAAAATCTCTGCAGTTTCTTTATCGGTATATCTACTTTTGATGCCACTTGGTGATGTTACAAATTTTGGTTCCTTTCCAAGTTGTTCACAAACTTTTGTAACCTCTTTTCCACCTCCATGCACTATGATTATTCCTTCTGACTCTGCAACTTTTTTAATATCTGCGATTGTAGATGGATGTAAATTATCTACTACACTTCCACCAATTTTGATTGTGATCATTTCTAAACAGGAGTTAATGGTGTATTTCTAAGCCCATCCATTTCATCAAAACCGCACATAACATTCATGTTTTGAATGGCTGAACCTGCTGCACCTTTCATCAAGTTATCTGATGCAGATAATGCAATTAATCTATTGTTGTCTTCATCAAGATCAAACCCTATATCACAAAAGTTTGAACCAACTAAGAATTTTGGATCAGGGAATTTGTATAATCCTTTTTTATCTCTAATTAGTCTGATGAATCTTTCTTCACCATAAGTTTGTCGATATAATTTCCATAATTCTTTTTCATCAATATCTTTTTTCAAGAATGTGTGATTTGTACATAAAATTCCTCGAACTACATCTACAGCATGTGGGCTCATTGAGACACGAATTTTATGCCCTGCAATCTCACTTAGTTCTTGTTCAATCTCACCTGTATGTCTGTGCTTTGCTGGTTTGTATGGTCTGATTACTCCTGCTCTCATTGCATGTGCAGTGCCTGAACCAGAACCTGCACCAGAAGAACCGATTTTAGAATCAACTACAATATGTTCTGTATCAATAATGTCATTTCTAATCAATGGTGCAAGTGCTAGCATTGATGTTACTGCCATGCATCCTGGACATGAAACAAGCTGTGCTTTTTTAATCGCTTCTCGGTGTAATTCAGGTACTCCGAAAACTGATTTTGCTAAATAATCTGGATGTGGGTGTTCCCAGCCATACCATTTGTCGTATGCATCCTGATTATGCAATCTATAATCTGCACTCAAATCAATCACCTTGACTCCTCTGTCATAGAGTGCCTTTACAATCTCAGTTGCAGTTCCATGAGGAACTGCTGTAAATACTAAATCACATTGATCAGTTAATTTGTCATAATCTAATTCGGAAAACATCAGATCTGTAAATCCTTTCAAACTTGGTTGAACTCTGTGGAGATACTCTCCAACATGCTGCCTTGATGTCACCATGCCGATCTCAACATCAGGGTGATTAACAAGTAGACGAAGTGTTTCTCCACCTACATAACCTGATGCGCCAACTACACCTACTTTCATGATAAACCTCCTCGTAAAGGAGTATAATTTATTTCCTAACGTAGTTTAGGGCAAATTCTACCATTTCTTTTGGTATATTTCGTTGTGAAACTCTTGCCAATCCTTTGAATTCTACTGTATTATTGACTTCATGTACTACTAACCCCCTCTGATCGTCTTCCATCATATCAATTCCCAAAATTCCACCGCCCATTGCTTTTGATGCTTTACTGGCCATATCCTCCATCTCTTTTGTTATCTCACAAAGTTCTGGATCTGCTCCTAATGCGATATTTGTTTTAAAACCACCTGATGACTTTCTATACATTGCAGCTACTGGCTCATCACCTACTGTGATTACTCTGATGTCTCTTGGTGGTCTCTTGATTAATTCTTGCAAATAGTAAATTCTGTCATGTGGGCTATCTGTGATGTCTCTGATTTCAAAAACTGCCTCCATTGTATCCTTATCTTTTAATGGCATCACTCCTCTTCCCCAACTTCCAATTACAGGTTTAATGACTAGAGGGAATCCAACTTTTTCTAAATTCTCAGCTGCACTTTCACTTGAAAATGAAAAATATGTCTTTGGAGTTGGAATATTATTTTTTTTTAAAAGTAATGTCATGAACATCTTATTTCCACAAATATTTGCAACTTCGAATTTGTTTAAAACTGGAATATCTAAAAACTCTAAACTTGCAGTAAAATGGAGACCTCTGAAATAGCTGACGCATCTTTCTAGAACGATATCTCCTAAATCATAGTCTTCTTTTTTACTATCTGTGTTTATTTGAGTAATTTTTGCATCAAGCATTACTGCATCGTGTCCTAGTTCTGATGCTTCTTTTTGGAGCATCTTCTCTTCCGCTCTTAGGCGGTCAAACACAATACAGACTTTTGACATTACTCTCCCCAGTCTTCGCCTACGGTTTCTGCTTGTTTAAGCTCAACATTTGATCCGTCTTTTTTTGAGATTTCAAAGTCAGCGCCACAATCAGGACAGGAGACAATTTCTCCAACTGAGGCATCGTCTGGGATGTTTAGTGTTGCGTCACATTCTGGGCAGTTCATGTTTTTGTTGACCTTTTCTTTTGTAATTTATTAGCTTCTGTTGACTGCATTCCCCACAATTCTACAAATCCTTTGGCTAATCTTTGATCAAAAGTTGATTCTGTACCGTATGTGGCAATTTCGTGACTGTATAATGAATTATTTGATTTTCTGCCGACTACTCTAAGACTTCCTTTGAACATCTTTAGTTTCACAGTTCCAGAAACTGGTTTTTGTGATTGTTCAATGAATCCATCAAGATCTGCTCTCAGTGGATCTTGCCAAAGTCCTGAGTATACCAAATATGCCCATTCATCATCTATTATTGATTTGAACTTATTTTCATGCTTTGTATGGACCATTTTTTCCAAATCTGAATGAGCTTCAATTAGACATGTGGCAGCTGGAGTCTCGTACACTTCTCTTGATTTGATTCCAACAACTCTATCCTCAATATGATCAACTATCCCAACTCCTGCATCTCCTGCTTTTTTGTTAATGTATTCGATAAGTTTTTGTGATTCCAGTTTTTTTCCATCTACTGCAACAGGAATCCCCTGTTCGAATTTAATTTCCAAGTATGCTGGTTTATCTGGTAAGTTTTTTGTTTTAACCCAAATGAATGCATCATCTGGTGGTTCATTGTATGGATCCTCTAGTACTCCGCCCTCTATTGCACGTCCCCACAAATTTTGATCAATACTAAATCTTTTTGCTACAGCATCGATTTCTATTCCGTGTTTATTTGCAAATTTTAATTCTGTTTCCCTGTCTAGATTTTTATCGCGTATAGGAGCTATGATTGGAAGGTCTGAGCCGGAACGCAATGTAATGTCAAATCGTACTTGATCATTTCCTTTTCCTGAACATCCATGTGCAAGTGAAGTTACTTTTTCTTTTTTTGCAATCTCTAATACTTTTTCTGCAATTAATGGTCGTGCAAGAGCTGTTGCAAGACAATATTTTTTCTGATAAAGAGCATTTGCTTTTATTGATGGAAAAATGTAATCTTTGACAAATTCTTTTCTAGCATCAATGTTGTAGTGTTTTTTTACACCAAGTTTTTTTGCTTTGGCTGCAATTTTTTTAGTATCATCGCATTGACCTACATCAACTGTTACTGTAATGACATCCATGTCATGTTCTTCTTGCAAATATTTTACAACTACTGAAGTATCTAATCCTCCTGAAAATGCAAGAATTCCTTTTTGTGTCATAAAACAACTTTCCCGTCGTATTTTGGAATTTATCTTTTGTGATAGGCTAGAAACCAATTATTTTTGAAAAATTTCTGACTAGCTTGAGCTAAAATTCGATGATTATTTAACCGCCAAATATAACGCTGTTTTATGAAAACTCGATCAATTGTTTCAGCAGGAATTGTGGGAATAATTTTGATGATAACACTCGGAATTACTCTTAATTCTAGCGATACTATACATGAAAATAAACTTCGTATTGCATATTTTCCAAATATTGGTCATGCTATCCCTATTGTTGGAATGGAAAAAGACTTTTTTCAAAAAAGTATTGGCGATGAAATAAAAATTGAAGCACGTGTTTTTGATAGCGGCCCCCAGGCAATTGAATCATTATTTGCAAATTCAATTGATCTTGCCTATGTTGGACCTGGACCTGCAATAAATGGATTTTTAAATTCAGAAAATCATAATGTAAGGATTCTTGCAGGTGCTGCAAGTGGTGGAGCAAGCTTTATCGTTCATCCATTATCTGAAATTAATTCTGCATCTGACTTTGCTGACAAAAAGATTGCTGCACCTCAAATTGGAAACACTCAAGATGTTTCTCTACGTCACTATCTATCTGTAAATGGTTTGAAGACTGCAGAAAAGGGCGGTTCAGTGATTGTCTATAATATTCCGAATCCTGATATCTACACTTTATTTGTAAAAGGCGATATTGATGGTGCATGGGTTGCCGAACCTTGGGCTACTATTTTAGAAACTGAACTTGATGGAAAAAGATTATTCCACGAAGAGGAATTGTGGCCAAACAATGAATTTGCATCTGTTCTTTTGATTGCAAATGTGGATTATGTTGAAAAAAATCGTAAACTAGTTTCTGATTTGTTGACTTCACATCATGAAACTGCAGAATGGATTAATGAAAATCCAATAGAAACTAGAATTATTTTTAATAATTTTCTAAAATCACACTTGGGACAATCTTTATCTGATGATGTTGTGGATGTTGCTTTATCCAATCTTGTAATAACTGCTGATCCTCTTCTTGATTCTGTTTACTCTTTTGCAGAAAAAGCTGATACGCTTGGATATTTGGGAAGAAATGGATATGACTTAGCTGGAATTTTTTACCCCCTTAATTCAAATTCTGTCTTGGAGGAAAACACGTAATGACTAAACTTGAAGCAAAAAATATTGTAAAATATTTTAGTCATGATTCTCACAAACTAAAAGCACTAGGTGGTGTAAACCTCAAAGTTGAGGCTGGGGACTTTGTATGTTTGGTTGGGCCCTCAGGATGTGGAAAATCCACCTTCTTACGTATAGTCGCAGGCTTGGAATCCCCTGATGAAGGACAAATATTGTTTGATGGTCATCCTGTTGCTCAAACAGGGCCTGAGAGAATAATGGTTTTTCAAGAGGGTGCATTATTCCCATGGCTTAAGGTTCAGGATAATGTAGAATTTGGATTAAAGATGGCTGGAATTCCAAAAGAGGAAAGAGCAAAGATATCTCATAGGTATCTTGACATGATGCAGCTAACAAAATTTGCAGATTCTTACACTTTTCAACTTTCAACTGGAATGAAACAACGTGTAGCTATAGCTAGAGCATTGGTAATGGATCCTGATGTATTGCTAATGGATGAACCATTTGCAGCACTAGATGCACAGACTAGAGACTTGTTACTAGTTGAGATGCAATTAATTTGGGAAAAGACAAAAAAGACAATTTTGTTTGTAACTCATAATGTTTCAGAAGCTGCAGTTCTTGGAACTAAAGTTGCAATCTTTAGTAATCGCCCATCAATAATTAAAAAAGAAGTTGATAATAATTTTCCAAGACCTAGAGTTACGGAAGATGAAACACTATTAAAATTTCAACAAGATATTTTGGCAGAATTAAGACCTGAGGTAAAAAAAAGTAAAGACTGATTATCATGGCAAAAAATTTCACCCTTCATAGAATTGCATTTTACATTGGAATTGTTGTAGTTTGGCAAGTAATTGCAATGAGTGGAATTTGGCCTGAAAATATTTTTCCATCACCTTATGAAGTAGCCGAAGATTTGGCATATGGTGCATCAGATGGTAGTCTATTTTATGGAATTGCAACTAGCATGTGGAGGTTGTCAATTGGATTGGCAATTGCAATTGTAGGTGGTATAGTTCTTGGAATTTTCATGGCAAGAGTTGAGGCAATCAATCAAACTGTCGGGTCTTTAGTTTTAGGATTACAATCAATTCCTTCAATTGCATGGGTTCCGCTTGCAATACTTTGGTTTGGTTTAACTGATGGTGGAATTATTTTTGTCACAGCAATTGGAGCTATTTTTGCAGTAACAATAAACACCTACACAGGAGTCAAAAATAT
It contains:
- the argC gene encoding N-acetyl-gamma-glutamyl-phosphate reductase, translating into MKVGVVGASGYVGGETLRLLVNHPDVEIGMVTSRQHVGEYLHRVQPSLKGFTDLMFSELDYDKLTDQCDLVFTAVPHGTATEIVKALYDRGVKVIDLSADYRLHNQDAYDKWYGWEHPHPDYLAKSVFGVPELHREAIKKAQLVSCPGCMAVTSMLALAPLIRNDIIDTEHIVVDSKIGSSGAGSGSGTAHAMRAGVIRPYKPAKHRHTGEIEQELSEIAGHKIRVSMSPHAVDVVRGILCTNHTFLKKDIDEKELWKLYRQTYGEERFIRLIRDKKGLYKFPDPKFLVGSNFCDIGFDLDEDNNRLIALSASDNLMKGAAGSAIQNMNVMCGFDEMDGLRNTPLTPV
- the lysX gene encoding lysine biosynthesis protein LysX, with the protein product MSKVCIVFDRLRAEEKMLQKEASELGHDAVMLDAKITQINTDSKKEDYDLGDIVLERCVSYFRGLHFTASLEFLDIPVLNKFEVANICGNKMFMTLLLKKNNIPTPKTYFSFSSESAAENLEKVGFPLVIKPVIGSWGRGVMPLKDKDTMEAVFEIRDITDSPHDRIYYLQELIKRPPRDIRVITVGDEPVAAMYRKSSGGFKTNIALGADPELCEITKEMEDMASKASKAMGGGILGIDMMEDDQRGLVVHEVNNTVEFKGLARVSQRNIPKEMVEFALNYVRK
- the lysW/argW gene encoding alpha-aminoadipate/glutamate carrier protein LysW, giving the protein MNCPECDATLNIPDDASVGEIVSCPDCGADFEISKKDGSNVELKQAETVGEDWGE
- a CDS encoding argininosuccinate synthase; its protein translation is MTQKGILAFSGGLDTSVVVKYLQEEHDMDVITVTVDVGQCDDTKKIAAKAKKLGVKKHYNIDARKEFVKDYIFPSIKANALYQKKYCLATALARPLIAEKVLEIAKKEKVTSLAHGCSGKGNDQVRFDITLRSGSDLPIIAPIRDKNLDRETELKFANKHGIEIDAVAKRFSIDQNLWGRAIEGGVLEDPYNEPPDDAFIWVKTKNLPDKPAYLEIKFEQGIPVAVDGKKLESQKLIEYINKKAGDAGVGIVDHIEDRVVGIKSREVYETPAATCLIEAHSDLEKMVHTKHENKFKSIIDDEWAYLVYSGLWQDPLRADLDGFIEQSQKPVSGTVKLKMFKGSLRVVGRKSNNSLYSHEIATYGTESTFDQRLAKGFVELWGMQSTEANKLQKKRSTKT
- a CDS encoding ABC transporter substrate-binding protein — its product is MKTRSIVSAGIVGIILMITLGITLNSSDTIHENKLRIAYFPNIGHAIPIVGMEKDFFQKSIGDEIKIEARVFDSGPQAIESLFANSIDLAYVGPGPAINGFLNSENHNVRILAGAASGGASFIVHPLSEINSASDFADKKIAAPQIGNTQDVSLRHYLSVNGLKTAEKGGSVIVYNIPNPDIYTLFVKGDIDGAWVAEPWATILETELDGKRLFHEEELWPNNEFASVLLIANVDYVEKNRKLVSDLLTSHHETAEWINENPIETRIIFNNFLKSHLGQSLSDDVVDVALSNLVITADPLLDSVYSFAEKADTLGYLGRNGYDLAGIFYPLNSNSVLEENT
- a CDS encoding ABC transporter ATP-binding protein; translated protein: MTKLEAKNIVKYFSHDSHKLKALGGVNLKVEAGDFVCLVGPSGCGKSTFLRIVAGLESPDEGQILFDGHPVAQTGPERIMVFQEGALFPWLKVQDNVEFGLKMAGIPKEERAKISHRYLDMMQLTKFADSYTFQLSTGMKQRVAIARALVMDPDVLLMDEPFAALDAQTRDLLLVEMQLIWEKTKKTILFVTHNVSEAAVLGTKVAIFSNRPSIIKKEVDNNFPRPRVTEDETLLKFQQDILAELRPEVKKSKD
- a CDS encoding ABC transporter permease, coding for MAKNFTLHRIAFYIGIVVVWQVIAMSGIWPENIFPSPYEVAEDLAYGASDGSLFYGIATSMWRLSIGLAIAIVGGIVLGIFMARVEAINQTVGSLVLGLQSIPSIAWVPLAILWFGLTDGGIIFVTAIGAIFAVTINTYTGVKNIDPHFIEAARNMGAKGSQLITAVLIPAAFPYMISGFKQGWAFAWRGVIGAEILFSFLGLGFLLNAGRSLNDVSEVIAIMMVIMGIGLAIDGVVFTRLENKVMSRWGLR